The following are encoded in a window of Sphaerisporangium siamense genomic DNA:
- a CDS encoding RNA polymerase sigma factor, with protein METPGTDDRSLHQRVVGGDESALGEVHTRHYPLVLSLALRVTRDRVVAEDIVQEVFVTFWERPLAFDPDRGTLRSWLATIAHRRAVDHVRSEQRHRVSVLGPRLTDPEPSPSPLEDWVLAADEAARVRRAVARLPGGLREPIELAYYRGRTYRQTAEDLGLPEGTVKSRIRMGLRRLADELAEEEV; from the coding sequence GTGGAGACGCCTGGAACCGACGACCGGTCGCTACACCAGCGCGTCGTCGGCGGTGACGAGAGCGCGCTCGGTGAGGTGCACACCCGCCACTACCCGCTGGTCCTCAGCCTCGCGCTGCGCGTCACCCGCGACCGCGTGGTGGCCGAGGACATCGTCCAGGAGGTGTTCGTCACCTTCTGGGAGCGCCCGCTGGCCTTCGACCCCGACCGGGGCACGCTGCGCTCCTGGCTCGCCACGATCGCCCACCGGCGCGCCGTCGACCACGTGCGCAGCGAGCAGCGGCACCGCGTCTCGGTCCTCGGCCCCCGCCTGACCGACCCCGAGCCGAGCCCGAGCCCCTTGGAGGACTGGGTGCTGGCCGCCGACGAGGCCGCCCGGGTGCGGCGCGCGGTGGCGAGGCTCCCCGGGGGCTTACGCGAGCCCATCGAACTCGCCTACTACCGTGGCCGTACCTATCGGCAGACGGCCGAGGACCTCGGCCTGCCGGAGGGCACGGTCAAGTCCCGGATCCGCATGGGCCTTCGCAGGCTCGCCGACGAACTGGCCGAAGAGGAGGTGTGA
- a CDS encoding maleylpyruvate isomerase family mycothiol-dependent enzyme: MERHYGHGDEIPGTTDPLTRLSLDVLAETAAPPPGAVDRLLSAARSARRPVAAAGFTAPFAGRVAAMDALLASATRADWSQKIVEGWTLQELVAHLAATDSLVACAIDAPVAGPPLTANDVLGRTADMIAYTGGRTPQETRAEWRAQAEAIRARAAEMDPGTPITPGGMSFALSDHLLARMLETWLHTVDAAAVLGVSLPLPVAAHIHPTADFCARLIPWTMLLSGVDGGGARAVRLTLTGPGGGVWHVPLDVQVVARPDDGAPAEVEIACDVVDFCFLLGGRRAPDEFPATITGDAGLARDVLHCAPVLSGP; the protein is encoded by the coding sequence ATGGAGCGCCATTACGGCCACGGCGACGAGATCCCCGGAACCACCGACCCCCTCACCCGCCTGAGCCTCGACGTGCTGGCAGAGACGGCCGCCCCCCCGCCGGGGGCCGTGGACCGGCTGCTGTCGGCGGCGCGCTCCGCCCGCCGTCCCGTGGCCGCCGCCGGGTTCACCGCGCCCTTCGCCGGCCGGGTCGCGGCCATGGACGCCCTGCTCGCCTCGGCGACGCGGGCCGACTGGTCCCAGAAGATCGTCGAAGGCTGGACGCTGCAGGAACTGGTGGCGCACCTCGCCGCCACCGACAGCCTGGTCGCGTGCGCGATCGACGCCCCGGTGGCGGGCCCGCCGCTCACCGCGAACGACGTCCTCGGCCGCACCGCCGACATGATCGCCTACACCGGCGGCCGGACGCCGCAGGAGACCCGCGCCGAGTGGCGCGCCCAGGCCGAGGCGATCCGCGCCCGCGCCGCCGAGATGGACCCGGGCACGCCGATCACGCCCGGCGGGATGTCCTTCGCGCTGTCGGACCATCTGCTGGCCCGCATGCTGGAGACCTGGCTTCACACCGTTGACGCGGCCGCGGTGCTGGGCGTGTCCCTTCCCCTGCCGGTGGCCGCCCACATCCACCCGACCGCCGACTTCTGCGCGCGGCTGATCCCCTGGACGATGCTGCTGTCCGGCGTGGACGGCGGCGGCGCGCGCGCCGTGCGGCTCACGCTGACCGGGCCGGGAGGCGGCGTGTGGCACGTGCCGCTCGACGTCCAGGTCGTGGCCCGGCCCGATGACGGGGCGCCCGCCGAGGTCGAGATCGCGTGTGACGTGGTGGACTTCTGCTTCCTGCTCGGTGGACGGCGGGCGCCCGACGAGTTCCCCGCGACGATCACCGGGGACGCCGGCCTGGCCCGGGACGTGCTGCATTGCGCGCCCGTCCTGTCCGGACCGTGA
- a CDS encoding isovaleryl-CoA dehydrogenase: protein MTHAVFNQAPPLTGHDVSADPALVEGARREGADWALGELRALGTLAGSARAQEWGRLANEHPPVLRTHDRYGGRIDEVEFHPAWHELMGVAVEHGLHATPWASPRPGAHVARAAKFYVWSQVEAGHGCPISMTYASVAALRHSPALAGAWEPLLTSRAYDPGLRPRAAKRGVLAGMAMTEKQGGSDVRANTTRAEPLGDGTYALTGHKWFNSAPMCDVFLVLAQAPGGLSCFLLPRVLPDGTRNAMRLIRLKDKLGNRSNASAEVEYEGAVAHLVGEEGRGVRTIIEMVNMTRLDCVIGSAAGMRYGVTQAVHHARHRSAFGVRLADQPLMRNVLADLSLESEAATALMIRLAGATDKAIRGVRGEGALRRTALAAAKYWVCKRAPAHAAESLECLGGNGYVEESQMPRLFRESPLNGIWEGSGNVAALDLLRSVTKEPDGLEAFFTEVELAKGADPRLDTAVRETKDSLTDTSTLEFRGRQVAERLALVLQGSLLVRHSPPAVADAFCASRLASERALAFGALPPGLDLSAIIGRATAKGA from the coding sequence GTGACACACGCCGTCTTCAACCAGGCGCCCCCGCTCACCGGCCACGACGTGTCCGCCGACCCGGCGCTGGTGGAGGGCGCCCGCCGCGAGGGCGCCGACTGGGCGCTGGGCGAGCTCCGCGCCCTCGGCACGCTGGCCGGGTCCGCCAGGGCACAGGAGTGGGGACGGCTGGCCAACGAGCATCCCCCCGTGCTGCGCACGCACGACCGGTACGGCGGCCGGATCGACGAGGTGGAGTTCCACCCGGCGTGGCACGAGCTGATGGGCGTGGCGGTGGAGCACGGGCTGCACGCCACGCCGTGGGCGTCGCCCCGCCCCGGCGCGCACGTGGCCCGTGCCGCCAAGTTCTACGTGTGGTCGCAGGTGGAGGCCGGGCACGGCTGCCCGATCTCGATGACGTACGCGAGCGTGGCGGCGCTGCGGCACAGCCCCGCGCTCGCCGGGGCGTGGGAGCCGCTGCTCACCTCGCGGGCCTACGACCCCGGCCTGCGCCCGCGCGCGGCCAAGCGGGGTGTGCTGGCGGGCATGGCGATGACCGAGAAGCAGGGCGGGTCGGACGTGCGCGCGAACACCACGCGGGCCGAGCCGCTCGGTGACGGGACCTACGCGCTCACCGGGCACAAGTGGTTCAACTCCGCGCCGATGTGCGACGTGTTCCTGGTGCTGGCGCAGGCCCCCGGCGGGCTGTCGTGCTTCCTCCTCCCCCGGGTGCTGCCGGACGGCACGCGCAACGCGATGCGGCTCATTCGGCTGAAGGACAAGCTCGGCAACCGGTCCAACGCCTCGGCCGAGGTGGAGTACGAGGGCGCGGTCGCGCACCTGGTCGGCGAGGAGGGGCGCGGGGTGCGGACCATCATCGAGATGGTCAACATGACCCGGCTGGACTGCGTGATCGGCTCGGCGGCCGGCATGCGGTACGGCGTGACGCAGGCCGTCCACCACGCGCGCCACCGCTCCGCGTTCGGCGTGCGGCTCGCCGATCAGCCGCTGATGCGCAACGTGCTCGCCGACCTGTCCCTTGAGTCGGAGGCGGCCACAGCCCTCATGATCCGGCTGGCCGGCGCGACCGACAAGGCCATCAGGGGCGTGCGCGGCGAGGGCGCGCTGCGGCGCACGGCCCTGGCGGCAGCGAAGTACTGGGTGTGCAAACGGGCCCCCGCCCACGCCGCCGAATCGCTGGAGTGCCTGGGCGGCAACGGCTACGTCGAGGAGTCGCAGATGCCCCGCCTGTTCCGCGAGTCCCCGCTGAACGGCATCTGGGAGGGCTCCGGCAACGTCGCCGCGCTCGACCTGCTCCGGTCGGTCACCAAGGAACCGGACGGTCTGGAGGCGTTCTTCACCGAGGTGGAGCTCGCCAAGGGCGCCGACCCCCGCCTCGACACCGCCGTCCGCGAGACCAAGGACTCCCTCACCGACACCTCCACCCTTGAGTTCCGCGGCCGCCAGGTGGCCGAACGCCTCGCCTTGGTCCTGCAGGGATCCTTGCTGGTCAGACACAGCCCCCCAGCCGTCGCCGACGCCTTCTGCGCCTCCCGCCTGGCTTCGGAGCGAGCCCTGGCGTTCGGCGCCCTTCCCCCCGGCCTGGACCTCTCCGCGATCATCGGCAGAGCCACAGCGAAGGGCGCCTAG
- a CDS encoding ABC transporter permease: MRAPGRLRSVGRHVTRWAADTVGVLIALSAGTFALVLLARGDPAAILAATRAGRSATPEQIEAVRTELGLDAPAAVRYLRWLAGASTGDFGLSLRTNTPVGPEIADRLGVTLGLVAGSAVVALVAGVAVGVAGAVLGRGLLRGVLRGGALLATSVPAFWLSYLLVLALALRLNLVPTSGMAGPATWVMPVAVLGLPAAGALSRVVAVTLREALDRPYVLAARARGSGPVSIVLRDGLPNAAGPILSVAGVMVGGLLVGTVVVEQIFGWPGLGAYFVHAAAARDVPALQAGTLILGGGFILANRLADVLQALIDPRSRRDAGRRDRPSRRTPRIRERAA, encoded by the coding sequence ATGAGAGCGCCGGGGCGGCTGCGCTCTGTCGGACGCCACGTCACGCGATGGGCCGCCGACACCGTCGGCGTGCTCATCGCGCTCTCCGCCGGCACCTTCGCGCTCGTCCTTCTGGCACGCGGTGACCCCGCGGCGATCCTGGCGGCGACCAGAGCCGGCAGGTCCGCGACACCCGAACAGATCGAGGCCGTCCGCACGGAACTGGGATTGGACGCTCCCGCCGCGGTGCGGTACCTGCGCTGGCTCGCCGGCGCGAGCACCGGCGACTTCGGGCTGTCACTGCGGACGAACACCCCCGTCGGACCGGAGATCGCCGACCGGCTGGGCGTGACGCTGGGGTTGGTGGCCGGCTCCGCCGTGGTGGCCCTCGTGGCGGGGGTGGCCGTCGGCGTCGCCGGAGCGGTGCTCGGGCGTGGCCTGCTGCGCGGGGTCCTGCGCGGTGGCGCCCTGCTGGCGACCTCGGTGCCGGCGTTCTGGCTGAGCTATCTGCTGGTGCTGGCGCTGGCCCTGCGCCTGAACCTGGTGCCGACGTCCGGGATGGCGGGTCCCGCGACGTGGGTGATGCCGGTGGCGGTGCTCGGCCTTCCGGCGGCCGGTGCCCTCAGCCGGGTGGTGGCCGTCACGCTGCGCGAGGCGCTCGACCGGCCGTACGTCCTCGCCGCGCGGGCCCGGGGCAGCGGACCGGTCTCGATCGTGCTCCGCGACGGCCTGCCCAACGCCGCGGGGCCGATCCTGTCCGTCGCCGGAGTCATGGTGGGCGGTCTGCTGGTGGGCACGGTCGTCGTGGAGCAGATCTTCGGCTGGCCCGGTCTCGGCGCCTATTTCGTCCACGCGGCCGCGGCCCGGGACGTCCCGGCGCTCCAGGCCGGCACGCTCATCTTGGGCGGGGGGTTCATTCTGGCGAACCGCCTCGCCGACGTTCTGCAGGCCCTCATCGACCCGCGGTCCCGCCGGGACGCCGGCAGGCGCGACCGGCCGAGCCGGCGGACGCCTCGGATCCGGGAGCGTGCGGCGTGA
- a CDS encoding ABC transporter substrate-binding protein: MPRPRPLVAALVVSMTFAGACSSGTGGTAASGGPAASTTLRIGLSAESGALDPHGFTGNFLLLDAIYEPLVGYGEDGRPEPALAESWTVAEDGKKVTFDLRDGVRFTDGSPVDAAAVKWNFERWVGDKRYSFFRASKVISSVEAPDPDTVLLNLSEPYAPLLQEMSIVRPVRLLSPKSVAADGAFKDAVGTGAWKLVSSAATGAVLERNETYWGAKPRLERLEFKVIPDSQARVDALTNGEIDLVGGAYLAPIGPVEARSLGERGDVELLTGSPDVSILLGFNPKGPAGDKAVRQAVVKAIDTASLAQALFRGHAEPARRVFPPDVPDSGTDLRQSFDQAGARAVLDAAGYALDGKTRVKDGKPLSLRLLIPATPAEGQLDPRTMAAAIAAALAEVGIAVEITPVDAAAYYDERAEGAYDITFFETLGAPYDPSSSIVSLFTSGARAPLWATPATEDLVDKALFARDPTSRAAAYQELYDAVAGDAGFVPLLYRPRLWAVRGDVKGFTVPPTDVDLELTGVTVG, encoded by the coding sequence GTGCCGCGACCACGTCCGCTCGTTGCCGCCCTCGTCGTGTCGATGACGTTCGCCGGCGCCTGTAGCTCGGGAACCGGTGGCACCGCCGCGTCCGGCGGCCCCGCCGCGTCCACGACGCTGCGCATCGGGTTGAGCGCGGAGTCGGGCGCCCTGGATCCGCATGGGTTCACCGGGAACTTCCTGCTGCTCGACGCCATCTACGAGCCGCTGGTCGGCTACGGCGAGGACGGCCGGCCGGAGCCGGCCCTGGCGGAGTCGTGGACCGTCGCCGAGGACGGCAAGAAGGTGACCTTCGACCTGCGTGACGGCGTTCGCTTCACCGACGGTTCACCGGTGGACGCCGCCGCCGTCAAGTGGAACTTCGAACGGTGGGTGGGCGACAAACGCTACTCGTTCTTCCGGGCGTCGAAGGTCATATCCTCCGTCGAGGCCCCGGACCCGGACACCGTCCTGCTGAACCTGTCCGAGCCGTACGCGCCTCTGTTACAGGAGATGTCGATCGTCCGTCCCGTCCGGCTTCTCAGCCCTAAGTCGGTCGCCGCCGACGGCGCCTTCAAGGACGCGGTGGGCACCGGAGCCTGGAAGCTCGTGTCCAGCGCCGCCACCGGCGCGGTGCTGGAACGCAACGAGACCTACTGGGGCGCGAAACCACGTCTGGAACGGCTTGAGTTCAAGGTCATCCCGGACTCGCAGGCACGCGTCGACGCGTTGACCAACGGTGAGATCGATCTGGTCGGCGGCGCGTATCTGGCCCCGATCGGTCCTGTGGAGGCGCGTTCGCTCGGCGAGCGCGGCGACGTCGAGCTCCTCACCGGCTCCCCCGATGTCTCGATCCTTCTCGGGTTCAATCCCAAGGGCCCGGCCGGTGACAAGGCGGTACGGCAGGCCGTCGTCAAGGCGATCGACACCGCGTCCCTGGCGCAGGCGCTGTTCCGGGGTCATGCGGAGCCGGCCCGGCGGGTGTTCCCGCCGGACGTGCCCGACTCCGGCACCGACCTGCGGCAGAGCTTCGACCAGGCCGGCGCCCGCGCGGTGCTGGACGCCGCCGGATACGCCCTCGACGGGAAGACCCGGGTCAAGGACGGAAAACCCCTGTCACTGCGGCTGCTCATCCCCGCGACCCCGGCCGAGGGGCAGCTCGATCCCCGGACCATGGCCGCGGCGATCGCCGCGGCCCTCGCGGAGGTGGGCATCGCCGTCGAGATCACTCCGGTCGACGCCGCCGCGTACTACGACGAACGCGCGGAAGGCGCCTACGACATCACGTTCTTCGAGACCCTCGGCGCGCCCTACGACCCCTCCAGCTCGATCGTGTCCCTGTTCACCAGCGGCGCACGCGCACCGCTCTGGGCGACGCCGGCCACCGAAGACCTCGTGGACAAGGCGCTGTTCGCCCGCGACCCGACCTCCCGGGCGGCGGCGTACCAGGAGCTCTACGACGCCGTGGCCGGCGACGCCGGGTTCGTGCCGCTGCTCTACCGGCCACGACTGTGGGCGGTCCGTGGCGATGTGAAGGGCTTCACGGTTCCCCCCACCGACGTCGACCTGGAACTGACCGGGGTCACCGTCGGATGA
- a CDS encoding ATP-binding cassette domain-containing protein has protein sequence MLEVEGLTAGYLGPRHPVTVVEDVTMRVDAGEIVGLVGESGCGKTTLARVITGLARPSAGVVRFAGVDVHALRGRALRAHRRHVQMVFQDPYLTLSPRQTVRQALAEPLQIHRIGDSRSRSARVDELLDLVGLDAEVGERRPRRLSGGQRQRVAIARALALGPRLLVCDEPVTALDVSVQAKVLNLLGDLRDRLGLACLFITHDLAVVRQLTDRVAVMRDGRVVEQGPTLEVTTSPRHPYTRALLAATPAIRLGPAAGQATGSAGFS, from the coding sequence ATGCTGGAGGTCGAAGGGCTCACCGCCGGCTACCTCGGTCCCCGGCACCCCGTGACCGTGGTCGAGGACGTCACCATGCGCGTCGACGCGGGCGAGATCGTCGGGCTGGTCGGCGAGTCGGGCTGCGGCAAGACGACGCTCGCGCGCGTCATCACCGGGCTCGCCCGGCCCAGCGCGGGCGTGGTGCGCTTCGCCGGGGTGGACGTGCACGCCCTCCGTGGCCGCGCGCTGCGGGCGCATCGGCGGCACGTCCAGATGGTGTTCCAGGACCCGTATCTCACCCTCAGTCCCCGGCAGACGGTACGGCAAGCCCTCGCCGAGCCGCTCCAGATCCACCGGATCGGCGACTCCCGGTCCCGGTCGGCGCGCGTGGACGAGCTGCTCGACCTCGTCGGGCTCGATGCCGAGGTGGGCGAGCGCCGCCCGCGGCGGCTGTCCGGGGGGCAGCGGCAGCGGGTGGCGATCGCCCGGGCGCTCGCCCTGGGGCCCCGCCTGCTCGTGTGCGACGAACCCGTCACCGCGCTCGACGTCTCGGTGCAGGCGAAGGTGCTCAACCTGCTGGGCGATCTACGGGACCGGCTCGGTCTGGCCTGCCTGTTCATCACCCACGATCTCGCCGTGGTCCGGCAGCTCACGGATCGGGTCGCGGTCATGCGCGACGGCCGTGTCGTCGAGCAGGGCCCGACCCTGGAGGTGACCACGTCCCCTCGTCACCCCTACACCCGGGCCCTGCTCGCGGCGACCCCCGCGATCCGCCTCGGACCGGCCGCCGGTCAGGCGACGGGCTCGGCCGGCTTCTCGTAG
- a CDS encoding tetratricopeptide repeat protein, producing the protein MTISVKDRKTLWTRARNICSYPGCRQELTVDGVDAATGTITVAVVGEEAHIRSARPAGPRHDPAYPKDRLDAYENLILLCPTHHSIIDANGGAGFGAGALVRMRAAHERRFRRRWSLPMSAVLVLVLVLVVVGVGWWMVGTDREWPRPMRGDFNIAVVRSSPGDRLQDFANEVPGELRQRLRALHPDLRTEVIAVTLDRSLDTDGAMSEVAARLNAHILIWPVVRVDGDETIVSPRLFVTPAHVRDAPEVAGELELDDLRVLGRLPLDPLASAELRGELLAAAAAIAELVPGLAYYEHQNHERAREAFRRAADGKSAAVRIIAHLMLGNIQIRQDDLVGAERHYRQAFADRPEFVRAELGLAQLVYRRSFRECDGPDAAGLDESQRLYQKILSNGFATPMTRARADFGLGQIHVCRSQALLSDEWQQARTALTSVIQLYRMDGNLLMRELASEAYALLAFADSPAEGGGPQREKTRQAILQFDRAAQLALDSERRKLFLDFKANLQKRLGEAQCPSLSAPPLNATVRC; encoded by the coding sequence GTGACCATCAGCGTCAAAGACCGTAAAACGCTCTGGACGCGCGCTCGGAACATCTGCTCCTATCCGGGGTGCCGGCAAGAGCTCACGGTTGATGGGGTTGACGCGGCCACCGGCACGATCACGGTGGCCGTCGTTGGGGAAGAGGCCCACATCCGGTCCGCCCGTCCGGCGGGGCCTCGGCATGATCCCGCTTATCCCAAGGACAGGCTGGATGCGTACGAGAACCTCATTCTGCTCTGTCCGACGCATCACTCGATCATCGACGCCAACGGCGGAGCCGGCTTCGGGGCCGGGGCGCTCGTCAGGATGCGTGCCGCTCATGAGCGGCGGTTTCGGCGACGCTGGTCACTGCCGATGTCGGCGGTGCTGGTGCTGGTGCTGGTGCTGGTCGTTGTCGGCGTCGGCTGGTGGATGGTCGGCACCGATCGGGAATGGCCGAGGCCGATGCGCGGGGATTTCAACATCGCGGTCGTCCGGTCTTCGCCCGGTGACCGGCTCCAGGATTTCGCCAACGAGGTTCCGGGTGAACTGCGGCAGCGGCTGCGCGCCCTCCATCCGGACCTGCGCACGGAGGTGATCGCGGTCACGTTGGACCGTTCGCTCGACACGGACGGGGCCATGTCCGAAGTGGCGGCACGGCTCAACGCGCACATCCTCATCTGGCCGGTGGTCCGAGTCGACGGCGACGAGACCATCGTCTCGCCACGGCTCTTCGTCACCCCCGCTCACGTGCGTGACGCGCCCGAAGTGGCGGGCGAGCTGGAACTCGACGATCTCCGGGTGCTGGGACGGCTTCCGCTGGACCCGCTGGCATCCGCCGAACTGCGCGGCGAACTACTCGCGGCGGCGGCGGCCATCGCCGAACTCGTGCCCGGTCTGGCCTATTACGAGCACCAGAATCACGAAAGAGCCCGGGAAGCGTTCCGCAGGGCAGCGGACGGGAAAAGCGCGGCCGTCCGAATCATCGCTCATCTGATGCTCGGAAATATCCAAATCCGCCAGGACGATCTCGTCGGCGCCGAACGGCACTACCGGCAGGCCTTCGCCGACCGCCCGGAGTTCGTACGGGCCGAGCTCGGGCTCGCCCAGCTCGTCTACCGGCGGTCCTTCCGGGAGTGCGACGGCCCCGACGCCGCCGGGCTCGACGAAAGCCAGCGGCTCTACCAGAAAATCCTGTCGAACGGTTTCGCGACACCGATGACCCGGGCACGGGCCGATTTCGGCCTCGGCCAGATCCACGTCTGCCGGAGTCAGGCCCTCCTGAGCGATGAATGGCAACAGGCGAGGACAGCCCTCACCAGCGTCATCCAGCTGTACCGGATGGACGGCAACCTGCTGATGCGCGAGCTGGCCAGCGAGGCGTACGCCCTGCTGGCGTTCGCCGACTCACCGGCCGAGGGCGGCGGGCCGCAGCGGGAGAAGACCCGACAGGCCATTCTCCAGTTCGACAGAGCCGCTCAGCTGGCTCTGGACAGCGAACGCAGAAAGCTTTTCCTCGACTTCAAAGCAAATCTACAGAAAAGACTCGGCGAAGCCCAATGTCCGAGCCTGTCCGCGCCGCCCCTGAATGCAACCGTAAGGTGTTGA
- a CDS encoding dipeptide/oligopeptide/nickel ABC transporter permease/ATP-binding protein gives MTRGRRAWGVPATARTTLVALPLIVFVVAGLLAPVLAPADPTANDLAGSLLPPSADHLLGTDQLGRDQLSRILYGARISLAVAAAVLAISLAAGVVVGTVAGYLGGPIDRVISRVIDMAVSLPGMLVALAIIGVRGPGVENLVIAMPLWTWAPYARMARARVAGLRGGPHLDALRLLGAGPARVIGRHLLPPALAPCLVYASTDVGTIVLGVATLSFLGLGIPPPHAEWGQMLIEGRPYLASAWWLAYPPGVAITAVVFASNLLGERLAGGDERPSILRWVLPALRPRRPIAARTAPAGSSATLTAPAAATDAAPAAATDGDAVIRARDLSVCYPHGGGRRRVVAGVSYEVRRGRVLAIVGESGSGKTTAALAPFGLLDPDAVVTGSVTLGAGAGARELVGLPPHERRRVNGRRVGVVFQDSLAALNPLRTVGAHVDEAVGNAGRGGRRAVTRRVTEELLRLAGLPDPAAIAREMPHRLSGGMRQRVQIAIALAGEPEVLVADEPTSALDVTVQARLLDLLGRLRDELAMAMVLVSHDLAVVSRLADSVAVMYAGRVVESGPLATVIENPDHPYTRGLLDAVPRPGAAPGTRFRTMPGRSAAGPDDTGGCAFAPRCPIAVAACAHDRPALEALASAAHRSACSRHPGGTALLPVTARERDGL, from the coding sequence GTGACCCGGGGACGTCGCGCGTGGGGCGTTCCGGCGACGGCGCGTACCACGCTGGTCGCCCTTCCGCTGATCGTGTTCGTGGTCGCGGGGCTGCTGGCGCCCGTCCTCGCGCCGGCCGATCCAACGGCCAACGATCTCGCGGGCAGCCTGCTCCCGCCGTCGGCGGACCACTTGCTCGGCACCGATCAGCTCGGCCGGGACCAGCTCAGCCGGATCCTGTACGGTGCGCGCATCTCGCTCGCGGTGGCGGCGGCGGTCCTGGCGATCTCGCTGGCCGCCGGCGTCGTCGTCGGCACGGTCGCCGGTTACCTGGGCGGCCCGATCGACCGGGTGATCTCCCGGGTGATCGACATGGCCGTCTCCTTGCCCGGGATGCTCGTGGCGCTGGCGATCATCGGAGTTCGGGGTCCGGGTGTGGAGAACCTCGTCATCGCGATGCCCCTGTGGACGTGGGCGCCGTACGCCCGCATGGCGCGGGCGCGGGTCGCCGGGCTCCGGGGCGGTCCGCACCTGGACGCTCTGCGGCTGCTCGGCGCCGGGCCCGCGCGCGTCATCGGCCGGCATCTGCTTCCGCCCGCCCTCGCGCCGTGCCTTGTCTACGCCAGCACCGACGTCGGCACCATCGTGCTCGGCGTGGCCACGCTGAGCTTCCTCGGCCTCGGCATCCCCCCGCCGCACGCCGAATGGGGTCAGATGCTCATCGAGGGCCGCCCCTACCTGGCCTCCGCCTGGTGGCTGGCCTACCCGCCCGGTGTCGCGATCACGGCCGTCGTGTTCGCGAGCAATCTGCTCGGGGAGCGCCTGGCGGGCGGGGACGAGCGGCCCTCGATCCTGCGGTGGGTGCTCCCCGCGCTCCGGCCACGGCGTCCGATCGCCGCCCGCACGGCGCCCGCCGGGTCGTCGGCCACCCTGACCGCTCCGGCCGCCGCCACCGATGCCGCTCCGGCCGCCGCCACCGATGGCGACGCCGTGATACGCGCGCGGGACCTGTCGGTCTGCTATCCGCACGGCGGCGGGCGTCGTCGCGTCGTCGCCGGAGTCTCGTACGAGGTCCGGCGCGGACGTGTCCTGGCCATCGTCGGCGAGAGCGGCAGCGGCAAGACCACGGCGGCGCTGGCGCCCTTCGGCCTGCTGGACCCCGATGCGGTCGTCACGGGTTCGGTGACCCTGGGAGCCGGCGCCGGGGCCCGGGAACTGGTGGGTCTCCCTCCGCACGAGCGTCGCCGGGTCAACGGCCGCCGCGTGGGTGTGGTCTTCCAGGACAGCCTCGCCGCGCTCAATCCCCTGCGTACCGTCGGCGCGCACGTCGACGAGGCCGTCGGCAACGCGGGCCGGGGTGGACGGCGGGCCGTCACCCGCCGCGTCACCGAGGAGCTGCTGCGCCTGGCCGGTCTGCCCGACCCCGCCGCGATCGCCCGGGAGATGCCCCACCGGCTCTCCGGGGGAATGCGCCAGCGCGTGCAGATCGCCATCGCCCTCGCCGGCGAGCCGGAGGTGCTCGTCGCCGACGAACCGACCTCCGCGCTCGACGTGACCGTGCAGGCGCGCCTGCTCGACCTGCTGGGACGGCTACGTGACGAGCTGGCCATGGCCATGGTCCTGGTCAGCCACGACCTGGCGGTGGTCTCGCGGCTGGCCGACAGCGTGGCGGTCATGTACGCCGGACGTGTCGTGGAATCCGGGCCGCTCGCCACCGTGATCGAGAACCCCGACCACCCCTACACCCGTGGCCTGCTCGACGCCGTGCCGCGCCCCGGAGCGGCACCGGGCACCCGTTTCCGCACCATGCCGGGACGGTCGGCCGCCGGTCCCGACGACACCGGCGGCTGCGCGTTCGCCCCACGGTGCCCGATCGCCGTCGCGGCCTGCGCGCACGACCGGCCGGCCCTGGAGGCTCTGGCGTCCGCCGCGCACCGGTCGGCGTGTTCCCGTCATCCCGGCGGGACCGCGCTCCTCCCGGTGACGGCTCGTGAGCGGGATGGGCTCTGA